From the genome of Spirochaetota bacterium, one region includes:
- a CDS encoding sulfite exporter TauE/SafE family protein, giving the protein MPWWGWPIILFVFTFLLGIVAVLGGVGGGVLFVPMVTSFFPFHIDFVRGAGLLVALAGALSASPSLIRKGLANFRLALPAALIASVSSIAGAIVGLALPGNVVQLALGISIFGIAMIMIVTKRSEYPDVKKGNPLTKILSIGSSYHEHAEERTVEWTVHRTRRGFLLFVLIGFLAGMFGLGAGWANVPVLNLIMGAPLKVAVGTSMFILSITDTTAAWVYLNRGAILPMLAVPSIIGMMLGAKVGAYLLPKVNAKVVRGIVIVMLIAAGVRSMLKGIGI; this is encoded by the coding sequence ATGCCGTGGTGGGGCTGGCCTATCATTCTTTTTGTCTTTACATTCCTCCTCGGTATAGTCGCCGTGCTCGGCGGTGTCGGCGGCGGTGTGCTTTTCGTTCCGATGGTGACGAGCTTTTTCCCGTTCCATATCGACTTTGTACGCGGTGCGGGGCTGTTAGTCGCACTTGCCGGGGCGCTGTCGGCAAGTCCTTCGCTCATTCGCAAGGGGCTCGCGAATTTCAGACTGGCATTGCCTGCAGCGCTCATTGCATCGGTTTCTTCGATAGCGGGCGCTATCGTCGGGCTTGCATTGCCGGGGAATGTCGTGCAGCTTGCGCTCGGCATATCAATATTCGGCATCGCCATGATAATGATCGTAACGAAACGTTCGGAATATCCGGATGTGAAGAAAGGAAATCCCCTGACGAAGATACTGAGTATCGGCTCGTCTTATCATGAACATGCGGAAGAGCGTACTGTGGAATGGACGGTGCATCGCACGCGCCGGGGTTTTCTACTCTTCGTACTCATCGGATTCCTTGCCGGCATGTTCGGGCTTGGTGCCGGCTGGGCGAATGTACCGGTACTGAACCTCATCATGGGAGCGCCGCTCAAGGTCGCCGTCGGGACCAGCATGTTCATCCTGTCGATAACCGATACGACGGCGGCGTGGGTGTATCTGAACCGCGGGGCTATATTGCCTATGCTTGCGGTGCCGTCCATCATCGGTATGATGCTCGGGGCCAAGGTGGGCGCTTACTTATTGCCGAAGGTGAACGCGAAGGTCGTACGCGGCATCGTCATTGTCATGCTCATCGCGGCGGGTGTGCGCTCCATGCTCAAGGGGATCGGGATATGA